The Pseudomonas fluorescens genome includes a window with the following:
- a CDS encoding response regulator transcription factor — protein MAPVPFVMTWGIALKDVLIVDDHPVIRGALRLICQNEAFTHIRDASGVADARALIKECVPDLVILDLVMNGFDGLDLLVWIMAQFPECSVLVFTSQDAQHFCNRCISAGARGFVTKKSDLKELTKAIQALKSGYAYFPQMSVRLDFQQRSEQQALESLSTRELSILRMLAMGMRGKDIAESLFLSPKTVSTYKTRLLEKLGLQSLVGLSEFAKRNHL, from the coding sequence ATGGCGCCGGTGCCGTTTGTAATGACCTGGGGAATTGCCTTGAAAGACGTGTTGATCGTGGATGACCACCCTGTCATACGAGGGGCGCTGCGGCTTATTTGCCAGAATGAGGCGTTCACCCACATCCGAGACGCCAGCGGCGTGGCCGATGCCAGGGCCCTCATCAAGGAGTGCGTGCCAGACCTGGTGATCCTCGACCTGGTGATGAACGGTTTCGATGGCCTGGACCTGCTGGTCTGGATCATGGCCCAATTCCCTGAGTGCAGTGTGCTGGTGTTCACTTCCCAGGATGCGCAGCACTTCTGCAACCGCTGCATCTCGGCCGGGGCCCGGGGTTTTGTGACCAAGAAAAGCGACCTCAAGGAACTGACCAAGGCCATCCAGGCCTTGAAGTCCGGTTATGCCTATTTTCCGCAGATGTCCGTCAGGCTGGATTTTCAGCAGCGCAGCGAACAGCAGGCGCTGGAAAGCCTCTCCACCCGCGAGCTGTCCATCCTGCGCATGCTGGCCATGGGCATGCGCGGCAAGGACATCGCCGAAAGCCTGTTCCTGAGTCCAAAAACCGTCAGCACCTACAAGACTCGGCTGCTGGAAAAGCTTGGCCTGCAATCCTTGGTGGGGCTGTCGGAGTTTGCCAAGCGCAATCACCTTTGA
- a CDS encoding pirin family protein, with amino-acid sequence MKNIIGLYTSPRPHWVGDGFQVRTLFSYDNLGKHVSPFLLLDHAAPTEFTPTTERRGVGQHPHRGFETVTIVYQGELEHRDSTGSGGKIGPGDVQWMTAASGIIHEEFHSEAFARQGGFMEMVQLWVNLPAKDKMAPAGYQTLLKGDIPNIALKDDAGSLRLIAGRFEGHQGPAKTFTPIDVWDIRLKAGKDLVLDLHEGHNTALVVLHGSVQVNGRERVEAGQLALFDRAGDQLSLQANNDAVVLLLSGEPIDEPIVGHGPFVMNSEQEIHQAFNDFHSGRFGRMDD; translated from the coding sequence ATGAAAAACATCATCGGCCTCTACACCAGCCCACGGCCCCATTGGGTTGGCGATGGCTTCCAGGTTCGCACGCTGTTTTCCTACGACAACCTGGGCAAGCACGTCAGCCCGTTCCTGCTGCTGGACCACGCCGCCCCGACTGAATTCACGCCCACCACCGAGCGTCGTGGCGTCGGCCAGCACCCGCATCGCGGTTTCGAAACGGTGACCATCGTCTACCAGGGCGAACTGGAGCACCGAGACTCCACGGGCAGCGGCGGCAAGATCGGTCCCGGCGATGTGCAATGGATGACCGCCGCGTCCGGCATCATCCACGAAGAGTTTCACTCCGAAGCCTTCGCCCGGCAGGGCGGGTTCATGGAGATGGTCCAGTTGTGGGTCAACCTGCCTGCCAAGGACAAGATGGCCCCGGCCGGCTACCAGACACTGCTCAAAGGCGACATTCCGAACATTGCGCTGAAGGACGATGCCGGCAGCCTGCGGTTGATCGCCGGGCGCTTCGAGGGGCATCAAGGGCCCGCGAAGACTTTCACCCCCATCGACGTCTGGGACATTCGCTTGAAGGCCGGTAAAGACCTGGTCCTTGACCTGCATGAAGGCCACAACACCGCCCTGGTGGTGCTGCATGGCTCGGTCCAGGTCAATGGCCGCGAACGGGTCGAGGCCGGCCAGCTCGCGCTGTTCGACCGGGCTGGCGACCAATTGAGCCTGCAAGCCAATAACGATGCCGTTGTGCTGCTGCTCAGTGGCGAGCCGATCGACGAACCCATCGTTGGCCATGGCCCGTTCGTGATGAACAGCGAGCAGGAAATCCACCAGGCCTTCAACGATTTCCACTCGGGGCGTTTTGGCCGGATGGACGATTGA